The genomic DNA AACGGATCGGCATCAACTCCTTCAGCGGGTTGAAGATCGAACTTGCCAAAACCTCATGGATCGAGGAACCGGAAAATCCCGAAGTGAACACACTTTTACACTTTGAGGACAGTCTGGAAACAGTATTCAGTAAAGTGACGATGAATACGTACCAGGCCATCAAGAACACGGAGAAACTGTTCTCGGTGGAGGAGCTCGAGCGTGCGGTGGAAGCACTGCACCACGCCGATCGCGTCTATCTATACGGAGTCGGAGGTTCTGCTGTCGTGGCGGAGGACTTCACCCAGAAGATCCTCAGGCTCAATTATCTGGCCTTCCAGGCGGGGGATATCCACGTCCAGATGATGATGGCAGCGAATATGACGAAGAACGATGTCCTGTTCGTCGTTTCAACATCCGGTCAGACGAAGGAAATCCTGAGGCTCATGACCGTGGCACAGGAAAAAGGGGCGAAAATCATCCTCCTTACCCAGCACGGGAAGTCTCAGGCGAGAAAGCTTGCCGATATCGTCCTGACGATCTCGGAAGAGGAGAACAATATTAGGATCGGTACGATGACGGCACGCATTGCGCAGCTCGTCATCATAGACGCCCTGTTTGTTGCATTATGTATGAAGAAAGGACATGGCGTCTTCGAACAAATCGTCGAGACCCATAATATCGTCCAACGAATGAAAAAGGAGGAAGATTGATGAAAGTATTATTTGTATGTGCAGGTGGGATGTCCAGTTCCATCGTCGTCAATGCATTGAAGAAAGAAGGGGCGAAAGAAGGGCTTGAAATGGACGTCCTGGCAATCGGGACGGGGGAAGTGGCCGATGAGATATCCAAGGGATGGGATGTCTGCATGGTAGCACCGCAGATCAGGCACCGCTTCGATCAGGTGAAGAAAGCGGCTGACGGGGCAAACGTACCATGTGGGCCGATCCCGCCACAGGCGTACTCACCGCTCGGTGGGGCCACATTATTGAAAACCGTCAAAGAATTGACGAACTAAAGGGGAAGAACAAGGGGGTAGGAACATGCAAAAGTTTGTAAATTTCCTGGAGAATAATTTATCCGGGCCAATGGCGAGACTTTCGGAACAAAGGCATTTGCAGGCGATCCGGGATGGGGTCATTTCTGCACTGCCGTTCATTATCGTAGGATCATTCTTTTTGATTGTGGCGTTCCCACCGCTGCCTGATGCAGGGGTATTCGGTGACATCAAGCAGTGGGCTGCAGATAATATTGTGGAAATCCTGATTCCATACCGTGTCACCATGTTCATCATGTCGCTCTATATAGCCTTCGGGATAGGATACAATCTATCGAAAAGCTATGGCCTCGATCCTCTTTCAGGCGCTCAGATGTCCGTAGCTGCACTTCTCTTAACTATTACACCTCAGGCAGTTGACGGCGCATGGATGCTTCCAATGACAAACCTCGGGGGACATGGATTATTCGTTGCCATGGTCGTCTCGATACTCGCTGTGGAGATACTCAGGTTCTGTAAAAAGAGAAATATTACAATCAAAATGCCAGAACAGGTACCACCATCCGTGGCACGAAGTTTTGAAGCACTGATTCCTGTTGCCTTCGTCATCTTGGGTGTATCGGCCATAACCGTTTGGGCAGGTCTTGATCTTCACCATTTGATCGGTGTGGCAGTCGCTCCTCTTGTAACGGCAGGGGACAGCATTTTTGGGGTATTGATTCCTGTTTTCTTAATTACATTCTTCTGGTCATTCGGAATTCACGGAGTATCAGTAGTAGGAACCGTTGCTCGTCCATTATGGGAAGTGTTCCTAGTGAACAATGCTGACGCTGTTGCAAACGGTCAGGTTATTCCGCATATCGCTCCGGAAACCTTCTACCAATGGTTCATCTGGATCGGTGGATCAGGAGCTACACTTGGGCTCGCTCTTGCTATGGTATTCTTCTCCCGTTCCAAGTATTTGAAAGCATTGGGTCGTACCAGTATCGTACCTGTTACGTTTAATATCAATGAACCGATCATCTTCGGGGCACCGATCGTCCTGAATCCAGTCTTGATCATTCCGTTTGTCATCACACCACTTATTACGGCAACCATTGCTTATGTAGCAACAGCTACAGGCATGATTTCGCCGACCTATATCATGCCGCCGTGGACCCTACCGGCACCAATCGGCGCATTCCTGGCAACAGGAGGAGATTGGCGGGCTGTCGTCATGGTCTTCATCAACATCGCTATTTCGTTCGCTATCTACTTCCCGTTCTTCAAGATGTATGATAGAAAAATGGTGCAAGTAGAAGAAAACGACCAACAAGCCGCTTGATCAATGTGGAAACTGGTCGATTACACCCCGTATAAACAGCAATATATGTAAGGAAGTGAACAGTGAAGCGGGAATCCATGGATCCCGCTTCTTCACTATGTACCCTAAGGAGAGTGAAGGAAATGACTGAGACTGTCATCCCCAGGAGGATTGGATTCAAAAGTGTATTCATTTTATTAATGACCGTATCCATCGGCTTATTATTATTGTCAAAGCCTTTAATAAGTGCAGGTTTGCCAAAGGAGTGGAGCATTTTTTTGGCAACGGGAATTTCGACTTCTCTAGGGTTGAGCCTCGTATTACTCAAGATTGAAGGGCCTGTAGAGGATCCTTCTATTAAGAAGAAGCGTTTATGGCTTGGTGTCGTCGTTAGTTTTGCCATCAGTTTTGTGCTGGCATTTGCAGTGAAAGGATAAGGAGGTATGAGCATGAATAAAGGCTTAAAAATCGTGACCATAGGCGGTGGCTCAAGCTACACGCCGGAGTTTGTGGAAGGCTTGATCAATCGATATGATGAGCTGCCTGTACGAGAGCTGTGGCTTGTGGATATCCCTGCTGGAAAAGATAAACTCGAAATTGTCGGGAGTCTTGCGCGGAGGATGGTGTCTAAGGCCGGTGTTCCCATGACCATTCACCTGGCTTTGGACAGGGAGGAAGCACTGAAGGATGCGGATTTTGTTACAACCCAGATGCGGGTCGGTCAGCTGAAGGCAAGGATCCAGGATGAAAGGCTGCCGATCAAGTACGGCATGATCGGGCAGGAAACGAACGGGGCAGGTGGACTATTCAAAGGCCTCCGCACGATTCCGGTTCTTCTTGAGATTGCAGAGGATATGCAGCGTCTTTGCCCTGATGCATGGCTGATCAATTTCACCAACCCGGCTGGGATGGTGACGGAGGCGTTGCTCCGATACAGCAAGCATTCCAAAGTCGTGGGCGTATGCAACCTGCCGATCAATACGAAGATGACCATTGCCAGGCTCCTTGGAGTAGAGGTCGCTTCCGTCGATATCCGGTTTGCCGGCTTGAATCATATGGTGTACGGACTGGATGTCACCGTCGATGGGGTGTCCGCTCTTGATGAGGTACTGGAACTGATGGGTGATGAGGATAAGCAGCTCAGCATGAAAAATATCGCCCCACTGCCATGGGATCCTGGCTTCTTGAAGGCTCTCGGAGTCATACCTTGTCCGTACCACCGGTATTTTTACAAAACCAGTGAGATCCTGGAGAAGCAACTGGAGGAATTCAAAACGGGGACAACCCGTGCCGAGGTCGTCCAACGATTGGAAGATGAATTGTTCGAGCTGTATAAAAACGAAGACCTTGATGTGAAGCCCCCGCAGCTTCAGGAGCGCGGAGGAGCCTACTACAGCGATGCCGCCTGCAATGTGATTTCTTCGATCTTCAATGATAAAGGGGATGTACAGACCCTGAACATCAGAAATGATGGCAGTATCACGGGCATCCCTGATGAGTCCGCCGTGGAAGTGAACTGTATCGTGACCAAAGAAGGGCCGAAACCGATCCATATCGGTGAACTGCCTGTAGCCGTCAGTGGACTTGTTCAACAAATCAAATCCTTTGAGCGGACCGCGGCAGAAGCAGCCGTGTCAGGCTCCTACGAAAAAGCCCTTCTGGCCATGGCGATCAATCCACTGGTCACAAGTGATTCAAGAGCGAAACCATTATTGGATGAACTGCTGGACGTCCACCGCGAATTTCTTCCTGCGTTCCATGCAAAGTCGACCCTCCTCTGAAGTGCCAGAGGGGGCATTTTTTATGGCAACGAGTTTAGCTGGAGTGACCCCTACGGCAAGTAGGACCTTCGGACGAATGTTAGAAATATTTTGACAAAGCAAAAGCTGGCATGCTAGTATTACCCTATTCAACGGACAAATATATGATCGATACTCTTATGAAGAGCGGTGGAGGGACTGGCCCTGTGAAACCCGGCAACCATTCAACACTTGTTGAAAAGGTGCTAATTCCTGCAAAGCGTCATGCTTTGGAAAATAAGAGAGGACATCCCTTTACCGGGCCTCTCTATCGTGGAGAGGCTTTTTTCGTTGAGGTGAGAACTGAATAGGAAGATGCGACAGGTGCCGTGTGGAAGCATGGCTGAAAAGGGAAACCGGTGAAAGTCCGGTACGGTCCCGCCACTGTAAGGGGAAGCAACTTATCACATCCACTGTTTCTAGAGGGAATGGGAAGGGATAAGGCGTGATGAACCTGAGTCAGGAGACCTGCCTGTTGTGTGCACTTAAGCTCTACGGGTCATAGAGGGGAGTGAGGTACGCGTGTTGACATCATAGGAATGTCGACGTTTATTCATTACGCGCAAAATCTCCCTTTCTCTGAAAGGGAGATTTTTTTATTGGAGAAAAAATGAGAAGGAGTGAGCAATATGGTTAAAAGTTCAAATCTAGGTTACCCGAGGATCGGTGAAAAACGAGAGTGGAAGAAAGCACTGGAGCAATTTTGGGAAGGAAAGCTAAAGGAAGAAGAATTTGTGGAGAAGACAGATGAGATCCGCCTTCGTCATCTTAAAAAGCAGTCGGATGCAGGGATCGACCTGATTCCTGTCGGGGACTTCAGCCTGTATGATCATGTATTGGATACGGCCGCCATGTTCGGGGTGGTCCCGAAGCGGTTCGGTCATGGGGGAGGGAAGGTCTCTCTGCAAACGTATTACGGTATGGCAAGGGGAACGGGGGATGCGGTGGCATCCACGATGACGAAATGGTTCAACACGAATTACCATTACATCGTTCCAGAACTTGAAGGGGCTACGCCTTCTTTGGCTGATAATCGCCCGCTCCGCTACTTCAAGGAAGCGAAGGAGCAGCTTGGCATCATTGGAAAGCCGGTGCTCATAGGTCCGGTTACGTTTGTAAAGTTGTCCAAAGGTTATGCCCCCGAAGAGTTTGATAGCGTGGTCGATTGGTTCGTCCCGCTGTATGCATCCATTCTAAAGGAGCTTGAAGAGGCTGGCGCCGAATGGGTTCAGATTGATGAACCCGTACTTTGTACCGACCTCACAGAGGATGAGTGGACGGTCCTTGAGCAGGTCTATGACACGTTGATCAAGGCAGCACCTGGAATCAAGGTCATTCTTCAAACCTACTTTGATCGCGTCAGTCGCTATGAGAGGGTGGTCAGGCTTCCGGTACATGGGATCGGATTGGATTTTGTACACGATGGTGGAGGTAATCGTCAGGCACTGAACACCCATGGATTCCCTGAAGATAAGGTCTTGGCTGCTGGAATCATTGATGGAAGGAATATTTGGAGGGCAGATCTTGATCGGACTCTCTCCTCGCTTAAGCAATTGGAGGGCATTGTTTCAAAGGATCGGTTAATCATTCAGCCGTCATCGAGCCTGCTCCATGTGCCCGTCACGGTCAAAGTAGAGGAAGGGCTGAGGAAACACCTCAAACGCACACTTTCTTTTGCAGATGAAAAGCTGCAGGAAATCGTTACGGTTACGGAGGCTGTCAAGGAAGGGCGTCCTTCTATCTCAAATGAGCTGAAGGAAAGCTCTGACTGTCTCGACAATATCGAACAATCCCGGACACTCAGAGAGAGTGAACAACTGGTCGAAAATGAAGTCCTTCAACGTGCTCCATTCTCTGAAAGGCGGGTCGTTCAGGAATCAGAGCTGGGTCTGCCCCTCTTCCCTACCACTACGATTGGAAGCTTTCCTCAGACTAAAGAGGTGCGGAAAGAACGGCTTAAGTGGAGGAGGGGGGACGTAAGTGATCAGGACTACCGGACGTTCATCCAGGAAGAGATTGAGAAGTGGATCGACATCCAGGAAAAAATCGGTTTGGACGTACTGGTGCACGGAGAATTTGAACGGACGGATATGGTGGAATACTTCGGTGAAAAGCTTGGGGGATTTGCCTTCACAAAGAATGGCTGGGTGCAGTCCTACGGATCGCGCTGTGTGAAACCTCCGATCATTCACGGGGACGTCAGCTTCCAAGAACCGATGACAGTGGATGAAACGGTCTTTGCGCAATCACTGACTGAAAAACCTGTGAAGGGCATGCTGACTGGTCCGATCACGATCATGAACTGGTCATTTGTCCGGACAGACATTCCGCGTTATGATGTGGCCAATCAGATTGCCCTGGCCTTGAGAAAAGAAGTCGAAGCCCTCGAGGAGAATGGAATCCGCATGATCCAAGTCGATGAACCGGCCCTCAGGGAGGGGATGCCCCTGCAGAAAGAAAAGAGGGCAGGCTACCTAGATGCTGCCGTCCACGCTTTCAAACTTGCGACGTCATCTGTGAAAAGCAGTACGCAAATCCACACCCATATGTGCTATTCGGAGTTTGGGGAAATCATCGAGAGTATCAAAGCGCTCGATGCGGACGTCATATCGATCGAAACGTCAAGGAGTCATGGGAATCTCATTCATTCCTTTGAGGAAAACACCTATAGTCAAGGTATCGGTCTCGGCGTCTATGACATACACAGCCCAAGGGTTCCGACGCTCGAGGAGATGACTCGGAACATTGAACGGGCCATTCGCGTCCTCGATCCGCAACTGTTCTGGATCAATCCTGACTGTGGTTTGAAAACACGCGGACCGAACGAAACCATCGAAGCACTCGTCGTGATGGTGGAGGCAGCGAAGAAGATGAGGGAAACCGTTCTGGCAGCTCAACAGTGAACGAACATAAAAAGTGCGGACAGCACCCGTCTGAGGACGGGGCTGTCCGCACTTTGCTTTGACCTAATGTTTAACACGTACCGTTTTGGCGTCGCGGCTTTCAAGACCGGTATCGGATACAGATGTAACTCCATACGTGTAGAGTCCCTTACCAGGAGGAACGTCTGTATAGGAATCTTCATCTGCATAGACGACATCGATGATATTGGCAGGATCATTATAATCGCCTTCACGAGGACCGTCAAACCGGTAGATGACAAACTTTCTTGCAGTGTGTTTCTTATCTTCAATCTCAAGTTTGACACTGCCATGTTTGGATTTCCCTTTTACTTTGGTCGGTTTTTTCGGCAGTTCCCTGTTATTCCAAGGAGTGGGCGGCGTCAAGGCTGTTTCTGTATAGATTTCTTCCTTCAGGATATCCGCATATCCCAGGCGATTGTTATAGAGCTGCTGAAGGGAGAAATGCATCTGTCCTTTTGCCGTGCCGTTTTCACGGTTATCCAGGATCTGTTCCGGTAGTTCATACGGGTCGTACCACTGCTGATCGAAGTTGTCACCAACCTTGTAGTCAGCCGTCCCGATATAGAGATGAACGGGGTGCTCATAGGCGTACTCAGTCACTTCATTGCTCCACCAATCGAGGAGGATGGAATAGTTTGCAGCGGCAAAGTCCCGGGACCAGTAGATTTGCGGAGTGATGTAGTCGATGCTGCCGTCTTTGATCCACTGACGCGTATCGGCGTAAAGATCATCGTAATTCGTCTGGCCTGCCGTCGTATCACTTCCAGTTGGATCTTTGGCGATATTCCTCCAGACGCCAAATGGAGAGATACCGAACTGCACCCATTCCTTCATATCCTTGATGGAAGTGTTGATATCTTTGACGAGGACATCGACATTATTCCTGCGCCAGTCTTCGATCGAATCAAAGTCCTTGCCGTATTTCTCGTATGTAGCTTGATCAGGGAAGTCTTGTCCGGCAATTTTATACGGATAGAAATAATCATCCATGTGTACAGCTTCAATATCATAATTGGCTACAAGCTCTTCCACGGTCTCGATGAGGTATTCCTGTACCTCCGGTAGCCCTGGATCTAGGTAGTATTGGCTTCCGTACTTCAGCACCCAGTCAGGGTGAAGCTTTGCCACATTGCCAGGATCAAGGTCGTTAAGCGTCATGCCCGGCATGGTGACACGGTAGGGATTCACCCATGCATGGAGCTCGATTCCCCGTTTGTGGGCTTCTTCAAGCATGATGCCGAGGGGGTCATATCCAGGGTCGGTTCCTTGAGCTTTACCGGTGATGTATTTCGACCATGGGGCAAGATCTGAGGAGTAGAGGGCATCGACGGTCGGTTTCACCTGATAGATGACCGTATTGAAGTTTCTTTCTTTAAGATCATCCAGAGTCGTTTGAACCCATGACGTGTAGGCGGCTTTGTCCATCCCTGCCTTCATGTCGATATTCTGAACAGTGGCAATCCATGCGGCACGCATCTCATGCTTTGGCTGTGCCGATGCAGAAGCTTGTCCGGCCCACATAGGGGCAAGCAGGACCAGAAGCAGGATCACGACAACGGACTTTTTTGCTTTCTTCATTGAACTCCTCCCTTTCTTGTCTCGAATAGTAAACGC from Rossellomorea marisflavi includes the following:
- a CDS encoding PTS sugar transporter subunit IIC, which gives rise to MQKFVNFLENNLSGPMARLSEQRHLQAIRDGVISALPFIIVGSFFLIVAFPPLPDAGVFGDIKQWAADNIVEILIPYRVTMFIMSLYIAFGIGYNLSKSYGLDPLSGAQMSVAALLLTITPQAVDGAWMLPMTNLGGHGLFVAMVVSILAVEILRFCKKRNITIKMPEQVPPSVARSFEALIPVAFVILGVSAITVWAGLDLHHLIGVAVAPLVTAGDSIFGVLIPVFLITFFWSFGIHGVSVVGTVARPLWEVFLVNNADAVANGQVIPHIAPETFYQWFIWIGGSGATLGLALAMVFFSRSKYLKALGRTSIVPVTFNINEPIIFGAPIVLNPVLIIPFVITPLITATIAYVATATGMISPTYIMPPWTLPAPIGAFLATGGDWRAVVMVFINIAISFAIYFPFFKMYDRKMVQVEENDQQAA
- a CDS encoding 6-phospho-beta-glucosidase; the protein is MSMNKGLKIVTIGGGSSYTPEFVEGLINRYDELPVRELWLVDIPAGKDKLEIVGSLARRMVSKAGVPMTIHLALDREEALKDADFVTTQMRVGQLKARIQDERLPIKYGMIGQETNGAGGLFKGLRTIPVLLEIAEDMQRLCPDAWLINFTNPAGMVTEALLRYSKHSKVVGVCNLPINTKMTIARLLGVEVASVDIRFAGLNHMVYGLDVTVDGVSALDEVLELMGDEDKQLSMKNIAPLPWDPGFLKALGVIPCPYHRYFYKTSEILEKQLEEFKTGTTRAEVVQRLEDELFELYKNEDLDVKPPQLQERGGAYYSDAACNVISSIFNDKGDVQTLNIRNDGSITGIPDESAVEVNCIVTKEGPKPIHIGELPVAVSGLVQQIKSFERTAAEAAVSGSYEKALLAMAINPLVTSDSRAKPLLDELLDVHREFLPAFHAKSTLL
- a CDS encoding PTS sugar transporter subunit IIB, giving the protein MKVLFVCAGGMSSSIVVNALKKEGAKEGLEMDVLAIGTGEVADEISKGWDVCMVAPQIRHRFDQVKKAADGANVPCGPIPPQAYSPLGGATLLKTVKELTN
- a CDS encoding glycoside hydrolase family 10 protein — protein: MKKAKKSVVVILLLVLLAPMWAGQASASAQPKHEMRAAWIATVQNIDMKAGMDKAAYTSWVQTTLDDLKERNFNTVIYQVKPTVDALYSSDLAPWSKYITGKAQGTDPGYDPLGIMLEEAHKRGIELHAWVNPYRVTMPGMTLNDLDPGNVAKLHPDWVLKYGSQYYLDPGLPEVQEYLIETVEELVANYDIEAVHMDDYFYPYKIAGQDFPDQATYEKYGKDFDSIEDWRRNNVDVLVKDINTSIKDMKEWVQFGISPFGVWRNIAKDPTGSDTTAGQTNYDDLYADTRQWIKDGSIDYITPQIYWSRDFAAANYSILLDWWSNEVTEYAYEHPVHLYIGTADYKVGDNFDQQWYDPYELPEQILDNRENGTAKGQMHFSLQQLYNNRLGYADILKEEIYTETALTPPTPWNNRELPKKPTKVKGKSKHGSVKLEIEDKKHTARKFVIYRFDGPREGDYNDPANIIDVVYADEDSYTDVPPGKGLYTYGVTSVSDTGLESRDAKTVRVKH
- a CDS encoding MurR/RpiR family transcriptional regulator, whose product is MTEFHVLKHIKSQMEAFTPSEHAVAEYVLEYPDKVMEMTTKQLASSCGSSEAAIIRFCKRIGINSFSGLKIELAKTSWIEEPENPEVNTLLHFEDSLETVFSKVTMNTYQAIKNTEKLFSVEELERAVEALHHADRVYLYGVGGSAVVAEDFTQKILRLNYLAFQAGDIHVQMMMAANMTKNDVLFVVSTSGQTKEILRLMTVAQEKGAKIILLTQHGKSQARKLADIVLTISEEENNIRIGTMTARIAQLVIIDALFVALCMKKGHGVFEQIVETHNIVQRMKKEED
- the metE gene encoding 5-methyltetrahydropteroyltriglutamate--homocysteine S-methyltransferase, whose translation is MVKSSNLGYPRIGEKREWKKALEQFWEGKLKEEEFVEKTDEIRLRHLKKQSDAGIDLIPVGDFSLYDHVLDTAAMFGVVPKRFGHGGGKVSLQTYYGMARGTGDAVASTMTKWFNTNYHYIVPELEGATPSLADNRPLRYFKEAKEQLGIIGKPVLIGPVTFVKLSKGYAPEEFDSVVDWFVPLYASILKELEEAGAEWVQIDEPVLCTDLTEDEWTVLEQVYDTLIKAAPGIKVILQTYFDRVSRYERVVRLPVHGIGLDFVHDGGGNRQALNTHGFPEDKVLAAGIIDGRNIWRADLDRTLSSLKQLEGIVSKDRLIIQPSSSLLHVPVTVKVEEGLRKHLKRTLSFADEKLQEIVTVTEAVKEGRPSISNELKESSDCLDNIEQSRTLRESEQLVENEVLQRAPFSERRVVQESELGLPLFPTTTIGSFPQTKEVRKERLKWRRGDVSDQDYRTFIQEEIEKWIDIQEKIGLDVLVHGEFERTDMVEYFGEKLGGFAFTKNGWVQSYGSRCVKPPIIHGDVSFQEPMTVDETVFAQSLTEKPVKGMLTGPITIMNWSFVRTDIPRYDVANQIALALRKEVEALEENGIRMIQVDEPALREGMPLQKEKRAGYLDAAVHAFKLATSSVKSSTQIHTHMCYSEFGEIIESIKALDADVISIETSRSHGNLIHSFEENTYSQGIGLGVYDIHSPRVPTLEEMTRNIERAIRVLDPQLFWINPDCGLKTRGPNETIEALVVMVEAAKKMRETVLAAQQ